ataatGGCAAAATCAAAACCAGCACGGGAACAAGGCTGACGTTTAGGTTAAGATTTGTACTGACTCAATTTCTGGAAATCAGGTCATTAGGTCTGTCTTAACTTCCATTCAtgctccacaaaaaaaaaaaacccctaaatacatgtattttctcaCTATTTCAATTAATATCAAAAGCTCTGATTTTCAGTTTTAAGTTATGTTAAACAAAAACGATGTCTTATTTGAAGAGCTGGCATCATTCCAATCTCCACAAGCTGAGTGTCTTCGGTGTGGTGCAGATACACCTTCAAAGCAGAACATATTATTTTAGTTACTATAGGAGGGTGATAACTGACCAAGATGTGGGTTATAAAACTCTGATCTAAAACCACGCTACCTGGAAGGCAAGTACTGGGGCACGGACTGCCTAGCGAGACCGTGGCCCCACACAGACACAGCTCTGCAAGGTGGGTTGCACGCATGGGCACAGAAGATATTTAAGAAACAACACATCCATGAAATGTTAGAATTTTCTCTTCAGACAGGTTTGCAATCTGAAAACTCTCAATTCTGTTTTTATCCTGCGAGTTGTGTTATTCGTCTCCATTTTAGAGCAGGAGGAGTGAAAGCAGCAGCATCAGGAAATGCAGTTCCTGAGGCCTGGGAAGTCTGGCAAGCCCTGCACTTGGCGTACTGATGAAAGAGCAGATGGAGAGGGGAGAAAACACATAAATCCCGCCGCACAAGGAACCAGGAACAAGAAGGCGTCAGGTAAGGCACATAAGGCAAGGGGCGGCGGTAGAGGATGGAGAGCAGACACAGGACGGAGCCGCGCTTGTTCGGGACCATGCATTTTAGAGAAGTCTTCAAGAAGAGCCATGGATTCTAAAACGGAAGCTGGCCTTTTCATGTTTGCCACGACCCACCTAAAGCACATTGCATTTTATCAAGTTTAGTGCTCAAGAAAATGGTAACATAGCCGGacgcactggctcacgcctgtaatcctaccactttgggaggcagaggcgggtggatcacctgaggtcaggagttcgagaccagcctgaccaatatggcaaaacgctgtctctactaaaaatacaaaaattagccaggcgtggtggcaggcacctgtagtggcagctactcagggggctgaggcaggagaatcgctggtacctgggaggtgaggccagcagtgagctgagatcgtgttgctgtactgcagcctgggtgacagagtgagactacatctccaaaaaaaaaaaaaaaaaaaaaaaaaaaaaggaaatggtaaCATAATAGGAATAAATGCTGTTGCCCTTTAAAAGCCTTCATACGctaggcatggtgggtcatgcctgtaatcccagcactttgagaggccaaggtgggtggatcacctggggtcaggagttcgagactagcctggccgacgtggtaaaaccccgtcgctactaaaaatacaaaaattagccaggggtggtgccacacgcctgtaatcccagctactctggaggcgaggcatgagaatcacttgaacccaggaggcggaggttgcagtgagccgagattgcgccattgtactccagcctggacaacaagagcaaaacccatgtcaaaaaaaaaaaagcccttcatAAACTTTCTTCTAGAATACTAAAGCAGCCCATATGTGTTTTCAGTTAACCGGAGAAAGAAATGCTGTCCAGGGGAAAGGATGTGTATGCAGCGGCTGCCCTGTACAACACACTGCTTTAATTCCTGAACTGTGAATCTGCCCTGTGCACAGGATGCTAAAAGTAATCATCTAATTTACCCAAAGACTCTCATGCCAACTGACTAGCTACTGCTCTTCACCTAAGCAAGTTAAACCGGACGCTCCCCTTTTCACTTAGTGAGATGCCCCACAAGGTCATCAATGAACACTTAGACACCTTCAAAAGTCAGCGGTGACAATGTTAAGCTGCcagttttcaaaaattatacTGGTTAAGAAACGGTCAAGAGTGCCAAGGACATACTCTTTAAGATGAAggctcgccgggcgcggtggctcaagcctgtaatcccagcactttgggaggccgaggcgggcggatcacgaggtcaggagatcgagaccatcctggctgacacggtgaaaccccgtctctactaaaaaatacaaaaaactagccgggcgaggtggtgggcgcctgtagtcccagctactggggaggctgaggcaggagaattgcgtgaacccgggaggcggagcctgcagtgagctgagatccggccactgcactccagcctgggcggcagagcgagactccgtctcaaaaaaaaaaaaaaaaagatgaaggctgggggctgggcgcggtggctcatgcctgtaatcccagccctttgggaggccaaggtaggtggatcacgaggtcaggagaccaagaccatcctggccaatgtggtgaaaccccgtctctactaaacatacaaaaattaaggccgggcgcggtggctcaagcctgtaatcccagcactttgggaggctgagacgggcggatcacgaggtcaggagatcgagaccatcctggctaacacggtgaaaccccgtctctactaaaaaatacaaaaaactagccgggcgaggtggcgggcgcctgtagtcccagctactcgggaggctgaggcaggagaatggtctaaacccgggaggcggagcttgcagtgagctgagatccggccactgcaccccagcctgggcgacagagcaagactctgtctcaaaaaaaaaaaaaaaaaaaaaaaaaaaaaagaatgttacatattatattttaGGGATTCTGAATATAAAGATGTGGATTGTCCATAATGAAGACATACTTTTCTGCCTGGCTGAGACAGCATTACAGGCCATGTTTCTAGTACAGAATTTGATTGACTGTAACACTGCTCTACAAGCATATGGAAACTAGTTCTTTGGCCTCACTACCCTAAGGGACAGGGTGCACTTGGGAGCGCGAGTCAAGATATACCCTGTGTGCCGCCTCGGTCATCCCCTGGCGCGGCCGCATCTTCCATGGCCTCGCCCTCGGCCTCAAGCTTCGATGCTGCTGTCTTCTCATGGAAACCTTGGTGATGCTCAACAGGAGCTGTCTCCAAATTGCTTGGTGGTATCTGATCTTCCACAGTTGCCTCTCCAGCCTTCAGGTGTCCTTCTATTCCCTGTGTCCCCGAGGTTTCCTTTCTGGGTAGGGGAGGGGCCGCCTTGCGCTGGGGCTCTCGCACGGGTTTTTCCAGATGCCCCTCTGCTGCCCCAGGAGGAGTGGCTGGCAGCTGCCCCCCTGCTGTGGCCTCTTCTGCCAGCACAGTAGGCGCTGGGCTGCCCTTCGGTGGTGCAGACGACCCTGATTTTGTGTGGACAGGTAACGGTCCTTTAACTTCGAATGGCTTTTGGCTTTCTTtatctatttcatttaatctaaATGTTTCCTgcaattgtttttcctttaaactttGCTTCAAAAACTCTTCATCTGCTTGAGATCTGGGCACTGTGGTTTTTGGTCTCGCATCTTCCCTGCCTTCTGATGGCTTAGCAGGGGGCCCTTTCTTCTTTGGCTGGTGGGGCTTCTCTGGACCGGTGACGTCCGCATGCGGCTTCTGCAGCAAGGTTTTCTCTTTTGCTGATACTGTAACTCGGGGGGCTCTGCTTTCAGAGGAACGAGAGGCCTCTGGTTTTCGAAGCCCCCCTCTGCCTTTGCTCACCACTCGAGGAGTGACCTCTGAAACGTCAGCCTCGTCATCAGATTCAGAATCAGAGGAGCTGGACGAGGATGAAGACGAAGGCGACGTCACTTTCCGACCCACCCGAAGAGCTTCTGAGTCGGAGCCCTGTTTTCTGAATGGAGACACAACTTTCTGTGGAAACTCTACCAAAGTCTTTCTTGACATAAATTTCGGAACCCCTTCATCTGTGAACAGCACGCTGCCACTGGGACTGGGACTAGCTACCATCCCGCCCTTATTCGCAGCTGGTGGGTAAGGACCGGGTGAAGATAAGTTTTTAGACAATTCAGCTGCTTCCTGGGTGGCTAGGAGCTTGCCCCTCTCCTTTGGTTCCACTACATCTAGGAAATGGCATAAAGAGGAATATCATTTAACAAAACAACCTAAAACTCAGTCAAAATCACAGACATTTCATGACACATTACTCGTCACTGATGGTATCTTCAATACACTCATCCTAAGACAGGTCCCATAGAAACCCACCAAGCAACCAACTGAGGATGGAAAATGTTCAGAAAATCATCTGCTTTGACAAGCTTTTTTCCTTGACATTATTCCCTAAACAGCACAACAACTATTTACAtggtatttacattgtattaggtattgtaagtaatctagagacgatttaaagtatacaggaggatgtacTTAGGTGATATGCAAATACTGCATCACTGTATATCAGCGACTTGAGCATCTGCAAACTTTGGAATCCTGGTGGGAGGGGTGGCCTGGAACCCATTCCCCGCAGATACTGAAGGATGACTGTATAATAGAACACAAAACTACCGACCTAAGACTAGCTGCGTAGGCCTATCTCACAGCCTAAGATGGGGACTTTCAGAGACTGTTTCTCTTCCCTGAGAGACCATAACAAACTATGTAACATAAAGGTCTACAAATACTGTACTGGTAATTAGTAAAGGCAGGAGTTCACCTTGTTGCTTCCCTATCTCCTCTCAATATAGAACTCAAATTTCCTGAATCTCCTTTCTGCTTTGTTGAAAAGTGAGGGCACGGCCTTCAAGTTTTTAGTGATCCCCCTATCAAAAGTAAAAAGGGTTAGGGTGTGAGACATGGATTAGCAACCTTAAAATACTTCCGTATCTTGTCAAAAGGTCACAAAACTAACTTTGGAAACAAGGCACATTCAGAAACAGAGGTGCATTTAAACATTACATTAGAGAATAACGTTACTCAAATTTTACATGGTAATGAAAACTTCTACAGATGTTTCActataaaaaggttttttttttttacttatttatttcgaAATgcaatttcgctcttgttgcccaggctggagtgcaatggtgcgatctcaagtcaccaccacctctgcctcccgggttcaagcaattctcctacctcagcctcctgagtagttgggataacaggcatgtgccaccacacccagcaaattttgtatttttagtagagacagggtttctccatgttggtcaggctggtctcgaacttccaacctaaggtgatccgcctgccttggcctcccaaagtgctgagattacaggcgtgagccactgtgcctagcattttatttttaaataaacacatgaGAATTGAGAATTTTCAGAAGGAAGACAGCACAGTGATTAAAATCACACAGTGATTAAAACTGCACTGccagaatgcctgggttcaaatccaagcTTCTCCGCTGACACCTGTGTGGATACCGCATGACTCGGGCAGCTCAGTCCCACACCTCGACTTCCTTGTCTTATGACATGGGGATAACAGTAGCATCTACTCCCTGGGTTGTTGAGGActggggaagatgaaaaaagtgctcagaacagtgcctggcactgctTGTTATAACTGGACATATATTtcgttttctttttgtttctttcttgagatggagtctagctcagtcacccaggctggagtgcagtggcgc
This Macaca mulatta isolate MMU2019108-1 chromosome 3, T2T-MMU8v2.0, whole genome shotgun sequence DNA region includes the following protein-coding sequences:
- the NDUFV3 gene encoding NADH dehydrogenase [ubiquinone] flavoprotein 3, mitochondrial isoform X1 produces the protein MAVPCLLRQGRAGALKAVLQEAQVFRGLASTVSLSAESGKNEKGQPQNPKKQSPPKNVVEPKERGKLLATQEAAELSKNLSSPGPYPPAANKGGMVASPSPSGSVLFTDEGVPKFMSRKTLVEFPQKVVSPFRKQGSDSEALRVGRKVTSPSSSSSSSSSDSESDDEADVSEVTPRVVSKGRGGLRKPEASRSSESRAPRVTVSAKEKTLLQKPHADVTGPEKPHQPKKKGPPAKPSEGREDARPKTTVPRSQADEEFLKQSLKEKQLQETFRLNEIDKESQKPFEVKGPLPVHTKSGSSAPPKGSPAPTVLAEEATAGGQLPATPPGAAEGHLEKPVREPQRKAAPPLPRKETSGTQGIEGHLKAGEATVEDQIPPSNLETAPVEHHQGFHEKTAASKLEAEGEAMEDAAAPGDDRGGTQEPAPMPAEPFDNTTYKNLQHHDYTTYTFLDLNLDLSKFRMPQPSSGRESPRH